A section of the Triticum dicoccoides isolate Atlit2015 ecotype Zavitan chromosome 7A, WEW_v2.0, whole genome shotgun sequence genome encodes:
- the LOC119328894 gene encoding uncharacterized protein LOC119328894, whose protein sequence is MLKVCLTHMISWPDRLGLPLWHTSGDDCLLTMILRVMNLYDTNGSQVRQEFVQKIGKVFDAILEKTGKLRKETKGDIYIAKAIAIVLERNPHLGKRSRYTPWSQLFQGKQQFCCNSCSKAVHDDMYWRLQAVTVIWEILHEHNCRIFHNLELSATMLACLAVDKPMLEGGRRTTHHFVIII, encoded by the exons ATGCTTAAGGTATGCTTGACACACATGATTTCATGGCCTGATAGACTTGGGCTTCCACTATGGCACACAAGTGGAGATGACTGCCTTTTGACCATGATCTTGAGAG TTATGAACCTTTATGACACTAATGGTTCTCAAGTTCGGCAAGAGTTTGTACAAAAGATAGGGAAAGTGTTTGACGCTATACTGGAAAAG ACGGGCAAATTAAGGAAAGAAACCAAGGGAGATATTTATATAGCTAAGGCCATTGCAATCGTTTTGGAGAGAAATCCACACTTAGGCAAAAGGTCTAGATATACGCCTTGGTCACAG ttATTTCAGGGAAAGCAGCAGTTCTGTTGCAATAGTTGTTCTAAGGCTGTACATGATGATATGTACTGGAGATTGCAGGCCGTGACGGTGATTTGGGAGATTTTGCATGAACACAATTGCCGCATTTTTCACAATTTGGAGTTGTCGGCTACTATGCTTGCATGCCTTGCTGTTGACAAGCCAATGTTGGAAGGAGGCCGACGAACCACACATCATTTTGTGATAATAATCTAG